The following proteins are co-located in the Wenzhouxiangella marina genome:
- a CDS encoding sortase domain-containing protein — MIRRILIASLLAVGLWQLGGAATIEAKAWLGQILLERAWAQSREEERPVSPWPGAVSHPVARLRVPELDIDYLVLDGADTPVLAWGPGMETGPAGHRLIAAHRDTHFRFLEHLVTGAEVELELGGGQTEHWRVASQQVVDSRTTGLNLAAPDLMTWVTCWPFDAIEAGGPMRLLVQLEREDRLESLPTGETR; from the coding sequence ATGATTCGCCGGATTCTGATCGCTTCCCTGCTGGCCGTGGGCCTCTGGCAGCTCGGCGGCGCAGCGACCATCGAGGCCAAGGCCTGGCTGGGCCAGATCCTGCTGGAACGGGCCTGGGCGCAGTCGAGGGAAGAGGAAAGGCCGGTCAGTCCCTGGCCGGGCGCGGTCAGCCACCCCGTGGCGCGTCTTCGGGTGCCGGAGCTGGACATCGACTACCTCGTGCTCGATGGGGCGGATACCCCGGTGCTGGCCTGGGGGCCGGGCATGGAAACCGGACCGGCGGGACATCGCCTGATCGCGGCCCATCGGGACACCCATTTCCGCTTCCTGGAACACCTGGTCACCGGCGCCGAGGTGGAGCTGGAGCTGGGCGGAGGACAGACCGAGCACTGGCGCGTGGCCAGCCAGCAGGTGGTGGACTCGCGCACGACCGGCCTGAATCTGGCCGCCCCGGATCTGATGACCTGGGTCACCTGCTGGCCCTTCGACGCGATCGAGGCCGGCGGGCCCATGCGCCTGCTCGTTCAACTGGAGCGCGAAGATCGCCTGGAATCCCTGCCGACCGGAGAAACGCGATGA
- the lipA gene encoding lipoyl synthase → MSDKQRISITVKSGEKVVKPQGFTAIRDGIKARAGAEPAPIGRKPTWLRARLPSGGKYEAVKRNVNEHRLATVCQESKCPNIGECWSNGVATIMLMGDVCTRACRFCSVDTGNPRGWLDPEEPANSAESVRLMDLKYVVLTSVDRDDLPDGGAGHYAACIREIKKVNPQTAVEALTPDFQGRLHDVETVVDSGLEVFAQNVETVRRLTHPVRDPRAGYQQTLDVLAHAKRHRPEVLTKTSLMLGLGETDEEVIETMRDLRAIGVDIVTFGQYLRPTVNHLPVERFVTPEEFRKLREIGLEMGFMEVVSGPLVRSSYRADRVFEKNNCGIDESAA, encoded by the coding sequence ATGTCCGACAAGCAGCGCATCTCGATCACGGTCAAGAGCGGTGAAAAGGTGGTCAAGCCCCAGGGCTTCACCGCGATCCGCGATGGCATCAAGGCCCGTGCCGGTGCCGAGCCGGCGCCGATCGGTCGCAAGCCCACCTGGCTGCGGGCGCGGCTGCCCTCGGGCGGCAAATACGAGGCGGTCAAGCGCAACGTGAACGAACACCGCCTGGCCACGGTCTGCCAGGAATCGAAGTGCCCGAATATCGGCGAGTGCTGGTCGAACGGGGTCGCGACGATCATGCTGATGGGCGATGTCTGCACCCGGGCCTGCCGCTTCTGCTCCGTCGACACCGGCAACCCGCGGGGCTGGCTCGATCCCGAGGAGCCGGCCAATTCGGCCGAGTCCGTGCGGCTGATGGATCTGAAGTACGTGGTCCTGACCTCGGTGGACCGTGATGACCTGCCGGATGGAGGTGCAGGGCATTACGCGGCCTGCATTCGCGAGATCAAGAAGGTCAACCCCCAGACGGCGGTGGAAGCGCTGACGCCGGATTTCCAGGGTCGTCTTCACGACGTGGAAACCGTGGTCGATTCCGGCCTGGAGGTGTTCGCCCAGAACGTCGAGACCGTTCGTCGCCTGACCCATCCCGTGCGCGATCCCCGCGCCGGCTACCAGCAGACCCTGGACGTGCTGGCCCACGCCAAGCGCCATCGCCCCGAGGTCCTGACCAAGACCAGTCTGATGCTCGGCCTGGGCGAGACCGACGAGGAAGTGATCGAGACGATGCGCGATCTGCGCGCGATCGGGGTCGACATCGTGACCTTCGGTCAGTACCTGCGCCCGACCGTCAACCACCTGCCGGTCGAGCGTTTCGTCACGCCCGAGGAGTTCCGCAAGCTGCGCGAGATCGGCCTGGAAATGGGCTTCATGGAAGTGGTGTCCGGGCCGCTGGTCCGCTCCAGCTATCGCGCCGATCGCGTCTTCGAGAAGAACAACTGCGGCATCGACGAGTCCGCGGCCTGA